Part of the Panicum virgatum strain AP13 chromosome 4N, P.virgatum_v5, whole genome shotgun sequence genome is shown below.
GGCGCCAGGCTTTGCCTGCCCTGCGACGCCgccctgcacgccgccgcggggctCCACCCGCGCGCCCGGCTCTGCGACAAATGCAACGTCGCGCCGGCCGCGCTGCGCTGCGACGACGTCACGCTCTGCGCCGGGTGCGGCGGTCGCGgccctccgcctccggccgGCGCCCTCGTCACCCAGTACACCGGCTGCCCCGCGCCTACAGATCTGGTGCGCATCCTCTCCACCGaaacgccgcagcagcaggatgCGATGGAGGTCTGGCTCGCCGATAAGTTACCGCACCTTTTGGACGATGGGGAGGATGATGCTCAACTGATGGAAGGATGGGATGTCGCTGAGGAAACTGCCAAGCTTGAGAAGATGCTGAATGACCTCTCCTCACCATGGCAAAGCAATGATGCATTCCAtaccatgccgccgccggaaaGTGTCCGACCACCACAAACGCCGCAGCAGGATGCTGACAGCGCCATAGTGAAGAAACggcaggagagggagagagccaAGCTCCGATACAccgagaagaaaaagaagagaaggtCAGTTGCATGTTCCCTAGTTTAATTTGCTGGCTGCACTTATCAATCATTATTTGATGCCAAATATATATACACGTTACTCGATGATCCATCATGCTTCTTATTTCTCGCAGATTCTGCAAGCAGATCATGTATGCTTCCCGCAAGGCCAGAGCCGACACAAGGCAGAGAGTCAAAGGCCGATTTGCAAAGGCTTCAACTTCTCATGATCCCCATAATTTTTTTGAGGAAACTGCCGTCCATGACGATCCATCTAATACAGACAAGGGAGAGACAAGAAGTTGATGCAGATGACGCACACGGCTGGCTTTCATAAACAGAGAGACAGGCCGGAAAAagaagatgaaaaaaaaaagaacacatgAATCAAAGCTCCCTCCATCTCCATATATGGTGCGCTTGACTGCAACTTTCAACTTGTGATTTTCACTGCTTAATCGTATCTAGCTTTAGGTGTGCACTACACATTCTCCACGGCTCACAGCTGCATGCACCTTATCTAGCTAGGTTATTTATTTGTCTCTTAACCTGCTGACAATTTTCCTTTGTGTTGTCATCTTGCAGTGCTACGGTTTGCTCATTaagggagaaagaaaaaaaaatgtgaacAGGATGA
Proteins encoded:
- the LOC120670318 gene encoding zinc finger protein CONSTANS-LIKE 12-like, with amino-acid sequence MPLSACQSCATHDAIVFCLLCGARLCLPCDAALHAAAGLHPRARLCDKCNVAPAALRCDDVTLCAGCGGRGPPPPAGALVTQYTGCPAPTDLVRILSTETPQQQDAMEVWLADKLPHLLDDGEDDAQLMEGWDVAEETAKLEKMLNDLSSPWQSNDAFHTMPPPESVRPPQTPQQDADSAIVKKRQERERAKLRYTEKKKKRRFCKQIMYASRKARADTRQRVKGRFAKASTSHDPHNFFEETAVHDDPSNTDKGETRS